The Dehalococcoidales bacterium DNA segment GCTGAACAACCATTTTCTATGGTTGAACCTGGCCTCACCTGATTATCTTCTGGCAGTTCTGGTTGGTCTTTCCATGTTTATTCAACAAAAGATGACTCAGGCGCCAATGACGGCCGAATCATCCCCTGCCCAATCACAAGCCCAGAGCATGACCGTCATGATGCCGCTTATGTTCACATTCTTATCCTTATCGTTCCCCAGCGGCTTGGCTCTTTACTGGGTTACCTCAAACATAATCAGTTTTATTATGCAGTACTTCATTACCGGCTGGGGTGGCCTTGAGCCAATGAAAAATCGGTTAATCGAAAAGGTTTCCGGTTTATTCTCCAGAAAACCTTCGATTGGTACAAAAAATCGCTTTTCTTCAACTAATGATAAACATAAAATGGTTGTGACTAGCGCCAAAGACGTAGAAATTGATGAACAGAGCGTTCAACACGTGACAGCAACTGATGAGGAAAATACTTCCGGCATTAAAAAACCGGGCAAGGATAAAGAGAAATCCCAGGCTAAAAAAAGCAAACGAAGTAAACGTAAATAATGGTTTTTAATTCAGGAGGCCGACACTAGTGGCTGAAGAAATACAAATCAACGAACAGTTAATTATAGAAATCCAGAAGATTATCGAAGAGCTTTTGGATAAAATGGGAATAGTGGCTGCTGCAGAGTATAAAGAAGATGCCA contains these protein-coding regions:
- a CDS encoding YidC/Oxa1 family membrane protein insertase, translated to MDIGAIWDIIILKPMINSMISLSQVLWGSFGLTIIVLTLIVRGVMYPLTLKQLRASKAMQSLQPKLAALQKKHGADKEKLAQEQMRLYRESGVSPTGCLLPMLIQMPIWIALYQAIIRVMAVNPESFLNLSHYLYSWPVVYEALPLNNHFLWLNLASPDYLLAVLVGLSMFIQQKMTQAPMTAESSPAQSQAQSMTVMMPLMFTFLSLSFPSGLALYWVTSNIISFIMQYFITGWGGLEPMKNRLIEKVSGLFSRKPSIGTKNRFSSTNDKHKMVVTSAKDVEIDEQSVQHVTATDEENTSGIKKPGKDKEKSQAKKSKRSKRK